A single window of Microbispora hainanensis DNA harbors:
- a CDS encoding NAD(P)/FAD-dependent oxidoreductase yields the protein MESFDVIVIGAGPAGEVAAGRIAAAGLSTAIVESELAGGECSYWACMPSKALLRPVDLAGEVSRVTGLRLAGQDEGGPIDAAAVLARRDAVVSHYDDTGQAGWLESAGVTLVRGTGRLAGPRRVEVTTADGGTRTLAANHAVMLATGSRSVIPPVAGLAAARPWTNREATGVRAIPERLVVIGGGVVACEMAQAMRGLGTREVTILVRGGHLLTRMEPFAGELVARSLADQGVDIRRHESAEKVERPEPGGEVTVRLASGGTITADEILVAAGRRSATDDLGLASVGLPQSRPVEVDDSMRATGVADGWLYAVGDVNGRALLTHMGKYQARAAADVIVARARGEADDRPGMRDRADRAGAPQVVFTDPQVCAVGRTEAQARDEGFDVRVVEYDMEQVAGGYLLGDGYRGRAKAVVDERRRVLLGVTFVAPGAAELLHAATIAVTAEVPLDDLWHAVPAYPTVSEVWLRLLEAYGL from the coding sequence GTGGAGAGCTTCGATGTGATCGTGATAGGCGCCGGTCCGGCGGGCGAGGTCGCGGCGGGACGAATCGCGGCGGCCGGCCTGAGCACCGCCATCGTGGAGAGCGAGCTGGCGGGAGGGGAGTGCTCCTACTGGGCCTGCATGCCGAGCAAGGCGCTCCTGCGGCCGGTGGACCTCGCGGGCGAGGTGAGCCGGGTCACCGGGCTGCGGCTGGCAGGTCAGGACGAGGGCGGCCCGATCGACGCCGCCGCCGTGCTGGCCCGGCGTGACGCCGTGGTCTCGCACTACGACGACACGGGCCAGGCGGGGTGGCTCGAATCGGCGGGCGTGACGCTCGTACGCGGCACGGGACGGCTCGCCGGTCCCCGGCGCGTGGAGGTCACGACGGCCGACGGCGGCACCCGCACGCTCGCCGCGAACCACGCCGTCATGCTGGCCACCGGGAGCCGTTCGGTGATCCCGCCCGTGGCGGGTCTGGCCGCCGCCCGGCCGTGGACGAACCGCGAGGCGACCGGCGTACGCGCCATCCCGGAGCGGCTCGTGGTGATCGGCGGCGGCGTGGTCGCCTGCGAGATGGCCCAGGCCATGCGCGGGCTCGGCACCCGCGAGGTCACGATACTCGTCCGGGGCGGCCACCTGTTGACGAGGATGGAGCCCTTCGCCGGGGAGCTGGTCGCCCGGTCGCTTGCGGACCAGGGGGTCGACATCCGCAGGCACGAGAGCGCGGAGAAGGTCGAGCGGCCGGAGCCGGGCGGCGAGGTCACGGTGCGGCTCGCGAGCGGGGGGACGATCACGGCCGACGAGATCCTGGTCGCCGCCGGTCGCCGGTCCGCCACCGACGATCTCGGCCTGGCCTCGGTCGGGCTGCCGCAGTCCCGTCCGGTCGAGGTGGACGACAGCATGCGGGCCACCGGCGTGGCGGACGGCTGGCTCTACGCGGTCGGGGACGTCAACGGCCGCGCGCTCCTCACGCACATGGGCAAATACCAGGCGCGGGCGGCCGCCGACGTGATCGTCGCCCGGGCCCGGGGCGAGGCGGACGACCGGCCCGGCATGCGCGACCGCGCGGACCGCGCCGGGGCGCCGCAGGTGGTCTTCACCGATCCGCAGGTGTGCGCGGTGGGCCGCACGGAGGCGCAGGCCCGCGACGAGGGCTTCGACGTGCGGGTCGTGGAATACGACATGGAGCAGGTGGCCGGTGGCTACCTGCTCGGCGACGGCTACCGGGGCAGGGCCAAGGCGGTGGTCGACGAGCGCCGCCGGGTGCTGCTCGGCGTGACCTTCGTGGCTCCGGGCGCGGCCGAGCTGCTGCACGCCGCGACGATCGCGGTCACGGCCGAGGTGCCCCTCGACGACCTGTGGCACGCCGTCCCGGCGTATCCGACGGTCAGCGAGGTGTGGCTGCGCCTCCTGGAGGCGTACGGGCTCTAG
- a CDS encoding sensor histidine kinase, with product MDDPDVRPLFPRPLRPRELIALDVLAALGYAFVLVVQSPDVRHPAALALVAAMTLPLAVRRRWPLPVFCLVMVASVAAMTLGVVREPLAAAAYALYPVALGTRRRRWEPTAAIGALTVGALLLAAVGGVSAEPEIRRIVETIVLGSLALGGAWTIGRAVRERRAYAARRADEAAERAVTEERLRIAREMHDVVSHTLSLIGVKAGVAVHVADRRPEEALEALRVIEATSRQALTEMRHMLGVLRTTPSATPSTTPSATAGTTLGTTPSTAPDALTPAPGLAALPDIAERAAAAGVRVDLDVRVTDLLSPALELAVHRIVQEAVTNVVRHAAPAACRVLVHDEGDQVRIEVTDDGPGRRVLPPGAPGHEGVGHGLIGMRERVAAYGGDFTAGPMPGGGFRVRARLPREGEGT from the coding sequence GTGGACGATCCGGACGTGCGGCCGCTGTTCCCCCGGCCGCTGCGCCCCCGCGAGCTGATCGCGCTCGACGTGCTGGCCGCGCTGGGGTACGCGTTCGTGCTGGTCGTCCAGTCGCCGGACGTACGGCACCCGGCGGCCCTGGCCCTGGTCGCCGCGATGACGCTGCCGCTCGCGGTCAGGCGGCGGTGGCCGCTGCCGGTCTTCTGCCTCGTCATGGTCGCGTCGGTGGCGGCCATGACGCTCGGTGTCGTGCGCGAACCTCTGGCCGCCGCGGCGTACGCGCTCTATCCGGTCGCGCTCGGCACCCGGCGGCGCCGGTGGGAGCCGACGGCGGCGATCGGCGCGCTGACCGTCGGGGCGCTGCTGCTGGCGGCGGTCGGCGGCGTGTCGGCCGAGCCGGAGATCAGGCGGATCGTGGAGACCATCGTGCTCGGCTCGCTCGCGCTGGGCGGCGCGTGGACGATCGGCCGGGCGGTGCGGGAACGCCGGGCGTACGCCGCGCGCCGGGCCGACGAGGCGGCCGAGCGCGCGGTCACCGAGGAACGGCTGCGCATCGCCAGAGAGATGCACGACGTGGTCTCCCACACGCTCAGCCTGATCGGGGTCAAGGCCGGGGTCGCCGTGCACGTCGCGGACCGGCGGCCGGAGGAGGCGCTGGAGGCGCTGCGCGTCATCGAGGCCACGAGCAGGCAGGCGCTGACCGAGATGCGGCACATGCTCGGCGTGCTGCGCACGACACCCAGCGCCACACCCAGCACCACACCCAGCGCCACAGCCGGCACGACCCTCGGCACGACCCCGAGCACCGCACCCGATGCGCTGACCCCGGCGCCGGGCCTCGCGGCGCTGCCGGACATCGCCGAGCGTGCCGCGGCCGCGGGCGTACGCGTCGACCTGGATGTGCGGGTGACGGACCTGCTGTCCCCGGCCCTGGAGCTGGCGGTGCACCGGATCGTCCAGGAGGCCGTCACCAACGTGGTCAGGCACGCGGCCCCGGCGGCCTGCCGGGTGCTGGTGCACGACGAGGGAGACCAGGTGCGGATCGAGGTGACCGACGACGGCCCGGGCCGCCGGGTCCTGCCCCCAGGCGCCCCCGGGCATGAGGGGGTCGGACACGGTCTGATCGGCATGCGCGAGCGCGTCGCGGCGTACGGCGGGGACTTCACGGCCGGTCCGATGCCGGGCGGCGGGTTCCGCGTGCGCGCCCGGCTGCCGCGGGAGGGGGAGGGGACGTGA
- a CDS encoding ABC transporter ATP-binding protein has translation MIEVRELTKRFGRTVAVDGLTFHVKPGRVTGFLGPNGAGKSTTMRIVLGLDRPSSGEALVNGRRYDRMRHPMREVGALLDAGAVQGGRTPLAHLSWMARANRIGRDRVVSVIEQVGLAGVARKRVAGFSLGMRQRLGIAAALLGDPAVLLLDEPVNGLDPDGVRWIRELLRGLAAEGRTVLLSSHLMSEMELTADHLVIIGRGRLIADTPMRELTGVRDVLVRSSRADDLAAALTGAGGTVAAEDGGGLSVRGLDPKEIGDLAARHAIPLHEVTPRGASLEETYMRLTGGGADR, from the coding sequence ATGATCGAAGTCAGAGAGCTGACCAAGCGTTTCGGACGCACGGTCGCCGTGGACGGGCTGACGTTCCACGTGAAACCAGGCCGCGTGACCGGGTTCCTCGGGCCCAACGGCGCGGGCAAGTCCACGACCATGCGGATCGTCCTCGGCCTGGACCGCCCGTCGAGCGGCGAGGCGCTGGTGAACGGCCGCCGCTACGACCGCATGCGCCACCCGATGCGGGAGGTGGGCGCGCTCCTGGACGCCGGCGCCGTCCAGGGCGGCCGTACGCCCCTCGCCCACCTGAGCTGGATGGCCCGCGCCAACCGCATCGGCCGCGACCGGGTCGTGTCCGTGATCGAGCAGGTGGGCCTGGCCGGGGTGGCCCGCAAGCGCGTCGCCGGCTTCTCGCTCGGCATGCGCCAGCGCCTCGGGATCGCCGCCGCGCTCCTCGGCGACCCGGCGGTGCTGCTGCTCGACGAGCCGGTCAACGGCCTCGACCCGGACGGCGTGCGCTGGATCCGCGAACTGCTCCGCGGCCTCGCCGCCGAAGGCCGCACGGTGCTGCTGTCGAGTCACCTGATGAGCGAGATGGAGCTCACCGCCGACCATCTCGTCATCATCGGCCGCGGGCGGCTCATCGCGGACACCCCGATGCGGGAGCTGACCGGCGTACGGGACGTCCTCGTCCGCAGCAGCCGGGCCGACGACCTCGCCGCCGCGCTGACGGGCGCGGGCGGGACGGTCGCCGCCGAGGACGGCGGGGGCCTGTCGGTGCGCGGCCTCGATCCGAAGGAGATCGGCGACCTCGCCGCCCGGCACGCGATCCCCCTCCACGAGGTGACCCCGCGCGGCGCCTCGCTGGAGGAGACCTACATGCGGCTCACGGGTGGAGGTGCGGACCGATGA
- a CDS encoding uridine kinase produces the protein MRARPVSPSLLVEELADLIADRPRDAWVRVAVDGAPAAGPGRLADDLVEPLRLRGREVLRVPAAGFLRPASLRLEFGRTDPDVFHDEWLDVGGLVREVLGPLEPGRTGRVLPSLWDSERDRATRADYVTLKPGGVVLVDGALLLGRGLPFDMTVHLSMSAAALARRTPPEERWTLPAYERYEHESGPLRAADVAVRVEDPRHPAIISL, from the coding sequence GTGCGTGCCCGTCCCGTCTCCCCGTCCCTGCTCGTGGAGGAACTCGCCGACCTGATCGCCGACCGGCCGCGCGACGCCTGGGTGCGCGTCGCCGTGGACGGCGCTCCCGCCGCCGGGCCGGGACGGCTGGCCGACGACCTGGTGGAGCCGTTGCGCCTGCGCGGCCGGGAGGTCCTGCGGGTGCCCGCGGCCGGGTTCCTGCGCCCGGCCTCGCTGCGGCTGGAGTTCGGCCGGACCGACCCCGACGTGTTCCACGACGAGTGGCTCGACGTGGGCGGCCTCGTCCGCGAGGTGCTCGGGCCGCTGGAGCCGGGCCGTACGGGCCGGGTGCTGCCCTCGCTGTGGGACAGCGAGCGCGACCGGGCCACCCGGGCGGACTACGTGACGCTGAAGCCGGGCGGGGTCGTGCTGGTCGACGGCGCGCTGCTGCTCGGGCGCGGCCTGCCGTTCGACATGACCGTCCACCTGTCCATGTCGGCCGCCGCGCTGGCCCGCCGCACACCGCCGGAGGAGCGGTGGACGCTGCCCGCCTACGAGCGCTACGAGCACGAGTCCGGGCCGCTGCGGGCCGCCGACGTGGCCGTCCGCGTCGAGGACCCGCGTCACCCCGCGATCATCAGTCTCTGA
- a CDS encoding ABC transporter permease, which translates to MIDAIAAEWLKLRTLRSTSVVLGVIGVVVALMALLAWYAVRLWEGLPPGQRDRLEVSSLPELANWLASLCLAVLGVLACSGEYATGMIRTTFTVLPSRGRVLAAKAGVVAVVAFCTGLAAVLATWAAGRLIIGDRHIRGQSAEALSQRMPLFLALSLSIAMFALLGLCLAVITRSAVAAVAALVAVWYVLPIIVNNVPAPWNERIGSILPGALAGQLAGTGNPQSLGGALLSPLAALAVMVAWVAVPYALAAVLLARRDA; encoded by the coding sequence ATGATCGACGCCATCGCCGCAGAATGGCTCAAGCTCCGCACCCTGCGGTCCACCTCCGTCGTCCTCGGTGTGATCGGCGTCGTCGTCGCCCTCATGGCCCTGCTGGCGTGGTACGCCGTCCGCCTGTGGGAGGGCCTGCCGCCCGGTCAGCGCGACCGCCTGGAGGTGTCGTCGCTGCCCGAGCTCGCGAACTGGCTCGCCTCGCTGTGCCTGGCCGTGCTGGGCGTCCTCGCCTGCTCCGGCGAGTACGCCACCGGAATGATCCGCACCACGTTCACCGTGCTGCCGTCGCGCGGGCGGGTGCTCGCCGCCAAGGCGGGCGTCGTCGCGGTCGTCGCGTTCTGCACGGGGCTCGCGGCCGTGCTCGCGACGTGGGCCGCCGGGCGGCTCATCATCGGCGACCGGCACATCCGGGGGCAGTCGGCCGAGGCGCTGAGCCAGCGGATGCCGCTCTTCCTCGCGCTGAGCCTGTCCATCGCGATGTTCGCGCTGCTCGGCCTGTGCCTGGCCGTGATCACCCGGTCGGCCGTCGCCGCCGTCGCCGCGCTCGTGGCGGTCTGGTACGTGCTTCCGATCATCGTCAACAACGTCCCGGCGCCCTGGAACGAGCGCATCGGCTCGATCCTCCCCGGCGCCCTGGCGGGCCAGCTGGCCGGCACCGGCAACCCCCAATCACTCGGCGGCGCGCTCCTGTCGCCGCTCGCCGCGCTCGCGGTGATGGTCGCCTGGGTCGCGGTGCCGTACGCGCTGGCCGCCGTCCTGCTGGCCCGCAGGGACGCCTGA
- the manA gene encoding mannose-6-phosphate isomerase, class I, with product MDLLTNVIKDYPWGSRTAIAELTGRPASGPEAEMWLGAHPAAPSRLTRDGSETTLADAVAADPAGTLGAAVAGRFGARLPYLMKLIAVDAPLSLQVHPDEGQAADGHARGDANYTDPWHKPELVCALTPFTGLAGFRPPEQSAMLVERLHVDALRPVVAALRDGDVLGALRVLLEWPGSRRELVESVVWAASAVHTPDYALVVRLARRYPEDPAVLAPLLMHRHTLAPGEALFLGAGVLHCYLDGFGVEIMACSDNVLRAGLTGKRIDVEELLRITDAAAQPLRVEPVEGAYVAPVPEFLLRRIAPGATAALPGGLPRIVVCTEGVVSVGTADAEVKLRPGESVFTAASEGPVEIGGDGVAFCAEPHL from the coding sequence GTGGACCTGCTCACCAATGTCATCAAGGACTACCCCTGGGGCTCCCGTACGGCCATCGCCGAGCTGACCGGGCGGCCCGCCTCCGGGCCGGAGGCCGAGATGTGGCTGGGCGCGCACCCGGCCGCGCCCTCCCGGCTGACCAGGGACGGGTCCGAGACCACCCTCGCCGACGCGGTCGCGGCCGACCCGGCGGGGACCCTCGGTGCGGCGGTCGCCGGCCGGTTCGGTGCGCGGCTGCCCTACCTGATGAAGCTGATCGCGGTGGACGCGCCGCTGTCGCTGCAGGTCCACCCGGACGAAGGGCAGGCCGCCGACGGCCACGCCCGGGGGGACGCGAACTACACCGACCCCTGGCACAAGCCGGAGCTGGTCTGTGCGCTCACGCCGTTCACCGGGCTGGCCGGGTTCCGGCCGCCCGAGCAGTCGGCGATGCTGGTCGAGCGGCTGCACGTGGACGCGCTGCGGCCGGTGGTCGCGGCGCTGCGCGACGGCGACGTGCTCGGCGCGCTGCGGGTGCTGCTGGAGTGGCCCGGCTCCAGGCGGGAGCTGGTCGAGTCGGTGGTGTGGGCGGCCTCCGCCGTCCACACGCCCGACTACGCGCTGGTGGTGCGGCTGGCCCGGCGCTACCCGGAGGATCCGGCCGTGCTGGCGCCGCTGCTGATGCATCGTCACACGCTGGCCCCCGGCGAGGCGCTGTTCCTCGGGGCCGGGGTGCTGCACTGCTACCTCGACGGCTTCGGCGTGGAGATCATGGCCTGCTCCGACAACGTGCTGCGGGCGGGCCTGACCGGCAAGCGCATCGATGTGGAGGAACTGCTGCGGATCACCGACGCCGCGGCGCAGCCCCTGCGGGTGGAGCCGGTCGAGGGCGCGTACGTGGCGCCGGTGCCGGAGTTCCTGCTCCGCAGGATCGCGCCCGGCGCGACCGCGGCGCTCCCGGGGGGCCTGCCGAGGATCGTGGTGTGCACGGAAGGCGTCGTGAGCGTGGGCACGGCCGACGCGGAGGTCAAGCTGCGGCCGGGCGAGTCGGTGTTCACCGCCGCGTCGGAGGGCCCCGTCGAGATCGGCGGGGACGGCGTCGCCTTCTGCGCCGAACCTCACCTGTGA
- a CDS encoding maleylpyruvate isomerase family mycothiol-dependent enzyme: MTSARDELAGLDPFDIFDTEAARLDRFFSSLDEDGWNRPSRCDGWTVRDVLAHLAGEELYNHACLDDDIDGFYELLDHEGVGGGFDGFNEWCVRKRRGLPVEQVLDEWRAKNGETRRRMRALGRDGTLHTSAGPYPAGLQTFHYASEYATHADDVGAPVSPQEAAERLDWRVRVGMFALEEQGAPIKVERACGRVEVQLDDDLTADLPPGEFVDATVGRLPAGHPLDARIRSALRCLA, encoded by the coding sequence ATGACCTCTGCGCGGGACGAACTGGCGGGGCTCGACCCCTTCGACATCTTCGACACCGAAGCGGCGCGGCTCGACCGCTTCTTCTCGTCCCTCGACGAGGACGGCTGGAACCGCCCCTCCCGGTGCGACGGCTGGACCGTGCGCGACGTGCTCGCCCACCTGGCCGGTGAGGAGCTGTACAACCACGCGTGCCTGGACGACGACATCGACGGCTTCTACGAGCTGCTCGACCACGAGGGCGTCGGCGGCGGATTCGACGGCTTCAACGAGTGGTGCGTGCGCAAGCGGCGCGGCCTGCCGGTGGAGCAGGTGCTCGACGAGTGGCGGGCCAAGAACGGGGAGACGCGGCGGCGGATGCGCGCCCTCGGCCGCGACGGCACGCTGCACACGTCGGCCGGTCCCTACCCCGCCGGTCTCCAGACCTTCCACTACGCCTCGGAGTACGCCACACACGCCGACGACGTCGGGGCTCCGGTTTCGCCCCAGGAGGCCGCGGAACGCCTTGACTGGCGGGTCCGGGTGGGCATGTTCGCGCTGGAGGAGCAGGGGGCGCCGATCAAGGTCGAACGCGCCTGTGGCCGCGTGGAGGTGCAGCTCGACGACGACCTGACCGCCGATCTACCCCCCGGCGAGTTCGTCGACGCGACGGTCGGCCGGCTGCCCGCCGGGCATCCCCTGGACGCCCGCATCCGGAGCGCGCTGCGCTGCCTCGCCTGA
- a CDS encoding response regulator transcription factor codes for MIRVFLVDDHEVVRRGVAALLDAEDDIEVVGEAGTAESAVARIPALKPDVAVLDVRLPDGSGVDVCREVRSKVPGLACLMLTSFADDEALFNAVMAGAAGYVLKQIHGSDLVGAVRTVAAGQSLLDPQTTAAMLHRLRDQAAKKDPLAALSDQERQILELIGEGLTNRQIGERMFLAEKTVKNYVSNLLSKLDMQRRTQAAALAARLKAGRDG; via the coding sequence ATGATTCGGGTGTTCCTGGTGGACGACCACGAGGTCGTACGGCGTGGGGTGGCGGCGTTGCTGGACGCCGAGGACGACATCGAGGTCGTCGGCGAGGCGGGCACGGCCGAGTCGGCCGTGGCCCGCATCCCCGCGCTGAAGCCGGATGTGGCGGTGCTCGACGTGCGCCTGCCCGACGGCAGCGGGGTGGACGTCTGCCGTGAGGTGCGCTCGAAGGTGCCCGGCCTGGCCTGCCTGATGCTGACCTCCTTCGCCGACGACGAGGCGTTGTTCAACGCGGTCATGGCCGGGGCGGCCGGTTATGTGCTCAAGCAGATCCACGGCTCCGACCTGGTGGGCGCGGTGCGCACGGTGGCCGCCGGGCAGTCGCTGCTCGACCCGCAGACAACGGCCGCGATGCTGCACCGGCTGCGCGACCAGGCCGCGAAGAAGGACCCGCTGGCCGCGCTGTCGGACCAGGAGCGGCAGATCCTGGAGCTGATCGGCGAGGGCCTGACCAACCGCCAGATCGGCGAGCGGATGTTCCTGGCCGAGAAGACGGTCAAGAACTACGTGTCCAACCTGCTGAGCAAGCTCGACATGCAGCGCCGCACCCAGGCCGCCGCGCTCGCCGCCCGCCTCAAGGCCGGCCGGGACGGCTGA
- a CDS encoding response regulator, with protein MTEPIRVLLADDQELLRGSLRLLVDSTPGLVAVGEAGTGARAVELARAERPDVVLMDVRMPGMDGIEATRRICAEPSGARVLILTTFDLDEYVYAGLRAGASGFLLKNTPPADLLAAIRVIAAGEGLLAPSVTRRLIAEFARTTADRPRPGPSLDGLTAREREVLTLVARGLSNLEIAASLHVSTATVKTHIGHLLAKLGARDRAQLVIAAYEGGLVSTSRTRP; from the coding sequence GTGACCGAGCCGATCCGGGTGCTGCTCGCCGACGACCAGGAGCTGCTGCGCGGCAGCCTGCGCCTGCTGGTCGACAGCACGCCGGGGCTGGTCGCGGTCGGCGAGGCGGGCACCGGGGCGCGGGCCGTCGAGCTGGCCCGCGCCGAGCGTCCCGACGTCGTGCTGATGGACGTGCGGATGCCCGGCATGGACGGGATCGAGGCGACCCGGCGCATCTGCGCCGAGCCCTCCGGGGCCAGGGTGCTGATCCTCACCACGTTCGACCTCGACGAGTACGTCTACGCGGGGCTGCGGGCCGGGGCGAGCGGGTTCCTGCTGAAGAACACGCCGCCCGCCGACCTGCTGGCGGCGATCCGCGTCATCGCCGCGGGCGAGGGGCTGCTCGCGCCGAGCGTGACGCGGCGGCTGATCGCCGAATTCGCCCGGACTACCGCCGATCGGCCTCGGCCTGGCCCCTCGCTCGACGGCCTCACCGCCCGGGAACGCGAGGTGCTCACGCTCGTCGCGCGCGGGCTGTCGAACCTGGAGATCGCCGCCAGCCTGCATGTGAGCACGGCCACGGTGAAGACCCACATCGGTCACCTGCTCGCGAAGCTCGGCGCGCGCGACCGGGCCCAGCTCGTCATCGCGGCCTACGAAGGGGGGCTCGTCTCCACGTCGCGGACGCGCCCGTGA
- a CDS encoding pyridoxamine 5'-phosphate oxidase family protein, translating to MKLDSAGLEILGGGECLDLLASVPIGRIVFTDRALPAVQPVNFCLLDGNIVIRTAPGSKLAAAARNTVVAFEADDFDATFRTGWSVTAVGHARAVCDPEEIARLSALPLTPWVPGTRDHFIVVAPEQISGRRLNG from the coding sequence ATGAAGCTCGACTCGGCCGGCCTGGAGATCCTCGGCGGAGGGGAATGCCTGGACCTGCTGGCCTCCGTCCCCATCGGGAGGATCGTCTTCACCGATCGTGCCCTCCCCGCCGTCCAGCCGGTCAACTTCTGCCTGCTCGACGGGAACATCGTCATCCGCACCGCCCCCGGGTCCAAGCTCGCCGCCGCGGCGCGCAACACCGTCGTGGCCTTCGAGGCCGACGACTTCGACGCGACGTTCCGTACGGGCTGGTCGGTGACCGCGGTCGGGCACGCCCGCGCGGTCTGCGACCCGGAGGAGATCGCCCGCCTGTCGGCGCTGCCGCTCACGCCGTGGGTGCCCGGGACCCGCGACCACTTCATCGTGGTCGCCCCCGAGCAGATCTCCGGCCGCCGGCTGAACGGGTAG
- a CDS encoding CPBP family intramembrane glutamic endopeptidase, translated as MDDAIADETALRGLTPRLIGPEIVAVFAVSLGASGLLSLIRLIGALTAPKDLGDQHAVLVGSLAPGRPWLDLSLHLASIAVNVAPVGLVAYLLARSGESVRTIGADWREPGRDTLRGAALAAVIGGSGLLFYLFAFRSGFNLNVVPDSLPDYWWRIPVLVAEAAQNGVLEEVLVAGYLLHRLRQRGWSPWRAVGVSAVLRGSYHLYQGFGGFLGNIAMGVVFGRLYQRWGRTMPLIIAHTLIDVVAFVGYGVLRGRVSWLP; from the coding sequence ATGGACGACGCCATCGCCGACGAGACCGCCCTGCGGGGGCTCACGCCACGGCTGATCGGCCCGGAGATCGTCGCGGTCTTCGCGGTATCGCTGGGCGCCAGCGGCCTGCTGTCGCTCATCCGCCTCATCGGCGCACTGACCGCGCCGAAGGACCTGGGCGACCAGCACGCGGTGCTCGTCGGCTCGCTGGCCCCGGGCCGCCCGTGGCTGGACCTGTCGCTGCACCTCGCGTCGATCGCGGTGAACGTGGCGCCGGTGGGGCTCGTCGCCTACCTGCTGGCCCGGTCGGGCGAGTCCGTGCGCACGATCGGGGCCGACTGGCGCGAGCCGGGCCGCGACACGCTGCGCGGCGCCGCGCTCGCGGCGGTGATCGGCGGCAGCGGGCTGCTGTTCTACCTGTTCGCCTTCCGGTCGGGGTTCAACCTGAACGTCGTGCCCGACAGCCTGCCGGACTACTGGTGGCGGATCCCGGTGCTGGTCGCCGAGGCCGCCCAGAACGGCGTGCTGGAGGAGGTGCTGGTCGCCGGTTATCTGCTGCACCGGTTGCGGCAGCGCGGCTGGTCGCCGTGGCGCGCGGTGGGGGTGTCGGCCGTCCTGCGCGGCTCCTATCACCTCTACCAGGGCTTCGGCGGCTTCCTCGGCAACATCGCGATGGGCGTGGTCTTCGGCCGGCTCTACCAGCGCTGGGGGCGGACCATGCCGCTGATCATCGCGCACACGCTGATCGACGTGGTCGCCTTCGTCGGTTACGGCGTGCTGCGCGGCCGTGTTTCCTGGCTGCCCTGA
- a CDS encoding polysaccharide deacetylase family protein, which produces MGRFRVAGIAAASLGVVALSACAGGGGKQVTQASPAGHQQKDAAAGAAQRKSEAAAAAQVKANELGQVPVIMYHRIVKNPPPGDDRSPKDFRDELERLAAEDYVPVTAAEYVTGKIDIPAGKHPVVLTFDDSSPSQLTLDGMGNPTPDCAIGILMDVAKKHPGFRPVATMYVIKDLFGKARQEEQMQVLQWLKDHNFDIGNHTRDHLNLLGKPKADVEKQVASGQALITSLVKAPVVTLALPYGNQPHEKKWALQGAAGGTRYDYKGVFLAGYTPSPSPFTKDFDPLGIPRIRSKEKVGDCKKFCSMAWLDWLKANPTERYTSDGNPNTVAFPKFKAAFVKPTFTSRALPY; this is translated from the coding sequence ATGGGGCGCTTCAGGGTTGCCGGTATCGCCGCGGCGTCGTTGGGGGTGGTCGCGCTCTCCGCCTGCGCCGGCGGCGGGGGCAAGCAGGTCACACAGGCGAGCCCGGCCGGCCACCAGCAGAAGGACGCGGCGGCCGGGGCGGCGCAGCGCAAGTCAGAGGCGGCCGCCGCCGCTCAGGTTAAGGCCAACGAGCTGGGACAGGTCCCGGTGATCATGTATCACCGGATCGTCAAGAACCCGCCACCGGGCGACGACCGCAGCCCGAAGGACTTCCGCGACGAGCTGGAGCGGCTCGCGGCGGAGGACTACGTGCCGGTCACGGCGGCCGAGTACGTCACCGGGAAGATCGACATCCCGGCGGGCAAGCACCCGGTGGTGCTGACCTTCGACGACTCCTCGCCCTCGCAGCTCACGCTCGACGGCATGGGCAATCCGACGCCGGACTGCGCGATCGGCATCCTGATGGACGTCGCGAAGAAGCACCCGGGCTTCCGGCCGGTGGCGACCATGTACGTGATCAAGGACCTGTTCGGCAAGGCCCGTCAGGAAGAGCAGATGCAGGTCCTGCAGTGGCTCAAGGACCACAACTTCGACATCGGCAACCACACCCGCGACCACCTCAACCTGCTCGGCAAGCCGAAGGCCGACGTGGAGAAGCAGGTCGCGTCCGGCCAGGCGCTGATCACCTCGCTGGTCAAGGCTCCGGTGGTCACGCTCGCCCTGCCGTACGGCAACCAGCCGCACGAGAAGAAGTGGGCGCTGCAGGGGGCGGCGGGCGGCACCCGCTACGACTACAAGGGCGTTTTCCTCGCGGGTTACACGCCGTCGCCGTCGCCGTTCACCAAGGACTTCGACCCCCTCGGCATCCCGAGGATCAGGTCGAAGGAGAAGGTCGGCGACTGCAAGAAGTTCTGCTCGATGGCGTGGCTCGACTGGCTCAAGGCGAACCCCACCGAGCGCTACACCTCGGACGGCAACCCCAACACGGTCGCCTTCCCGAAGTTCAAGGCGGCCTTCGTCAAGCCGACGTTCACGTCGCGCGCGCTGCCCTACTGA